GCACCGTCCGCCCCTTACTCGCCGCCGATCGGAGTTCGTCGTAAAGCGTCTGCTGTACCAGGGGATCCAGCGCCGTCGTCGGCTCGTCCAGGATGAGCAGCTTCGGGCGATGGGCCAGCGACGCGATCAACCCCAGCTTTTGCTTCATCCCCCGCGAGTAATTGCGAATCCGCCGGTCGAGATTCAAATCGAGCCGCCGGGCGAGCCGGTCGATCTCGCCCCACCCCCCATCACCCCGCATCGCATCGCACCACGCAGCGAACCGCCTGCCGGTCATCCACTCATAAAGCCGCACGTCGCCGGGCAGATACCCGACATCCCGCCGGATCGCCGTCGATTCCCGCCACACATCGCGGCCCAGGACCGTCGCCTGCCCGCCGCTCGCCCGCAAGAGCCCCACCAGAATCCGCATCGCGGTCGTCTTGCCCGCCCCGTTCGGCCCCAGAAACCCAAAGATCGACCCCGCCGGAACGCGCAGGTCCACCCCCGCCAATGCCTGGACGTCGCCGTAGTGCTTGGTCAGCCCGACCGTCTCAATCGCGAACATTGCGGGTATTCTATCACTTGCCGGGAGGCTGTAATCTCGTGGCGGATGGTTTAGCGCCCGGGGCCCTTGGAGTCATTGTTCTTGCCTTTCACTGCGGGAGTCAGGAGTTACCCAGATTAACTTTTTGATCGAGACTTGCTTGAAAAACAGAAATTTGACCTTGAAAACGCTTGAAAATCTTGAAAATCCCCGGGTACGCGCACGACGCGCACCGTCCCCGCGGCCGGGCGACAACTCGTTTCACGCGTCATGTTCGCCCGACGTTTCCTGTCGACTGCAACCACACTCTTGCTCAGCGCTCCCTCTGGAGGGTGTGAATCGCTCCTCAAGAATTGCCCAAATGGGGCAATGCCAGACAGCCCAGGGTTGGTCGCCAAGGCGCCCTACCCTGGGATTGCGCAAACGCGAAACCGGACTCAACCCCATCGCGGTTGTGCCGCAACCCTTTCAGGGTTGTGCCGTTAGGCCGCGCTGGGTTTCCAGGGTAGTCGCTGCGGCGACAACCCCGGGCTATGGGCCGGTACGCTGTTGGCGCAGAGCATTTGTGCCATCGGCAATTAGCCGGTGCGGTCCCTTTCGATTTTTCTTCGGCATCGTAATTGGCATCCTCCTCGTCTCAACTCATTTCGGATGTGACTATCCCGCGCCGTATTACATGGTTGTCACAAACGCGCGAATCTGGACTGGCGACCCCAAGTTACCGGAGGCGAATTCGCTGGTGGTCCATGAGGGTCGTTTTGTCTTTGTCGGCGACGATGCCAGACCCGAGTCCTGGCGTCGTCGAGGATTCAATACGGAAGTCATCGACGCCAAAGGCGCTCGCCTCATCCCCGGTCTCATCGATGCGCACCTCCACCTGGTCTCCGGCGGGCTGCAACTCTCGCGGCTCAATCTCCGCGATGTCCCCGACCGCGCGGCGTTCATTGGCGCCGTGGCGGAGCGTGTGAAAAAAACACCCAAAGGCGAATGGATCCTCGGCGGTCGATGGTCGACGGAAAGCTGGCCCGACCCCGCGCAGCCGACCAAGGAATGGATCGACGCCGTCACGCCGGATCACCCCGTCCTGCTCTCGCGCATGGACGGTCACGGGGCGCTGGCCAACTCCGTCGCCCTGAAGATCGCCGGCATCGATAGGAACGGCCCTTCCGACCCGCCCGGCGGTCAGATCGAACGCGACCCCGCGACCGGCGAATCGACCGGCATCCTTAAGGATGCAGCGATTGACCTCGTCGAAAAACATATCCCCCCGCCCACGGTCCGCGAATCACGCCATGCACTCATCGCGGCGATGAAAGAGGCCCACCGGCACGGGATCACGAGCGTCCACACGATGTCCGAATGGCGGGAACTTGCCCCCATCGAACAATATCGCAACTTCGATATGCTCACGCTTCGCGTCCGCTTCTACGTGAGCGAACACGACTGGCCCGCCTATCTCGATCGCGTCAAGGCCCACAAGGGCGACGACATGCTCCGGGTGTGTGGGTTCAAGGAATACGCCGACGGTTCTCTCGGTTCCCGCACCGCTTACATGGCCGATCCGTACTCTGACAATCCGCCGGACAAGAAAGATTGGCGTGGTCTGCCCCGCCCCTTCATTCATTCCACGAATCGTTCCAAAACGGATCCGAATCGTAAATCAGAGCTTCATCGCCTTTGCCAAAACGTCCCGCCGTTGTCTATTGCTGTACACTGCATTGGGGATGAGGCAAATTCAATAGTTTTGGCTATTTATGCCCGGGTCTTTGGTAATCACTTTGGTCCTCCCGAGAAAAGGACCCCCTGGATAGACGAAATGGGACAGGTTGGAGTGACCGGAGACGGATCACCGCCTTCTAAATCTATGCGATTGCGCATCGAGCATGTCCAACATTTGTTGCCCTCCGACATCCCAAGATTCGCTCAATTCGGCGTCGTCGCCTCCATGCAGCCGCTGCACAAGGCCGACGATGCCCGTTACGCCGAGAAGGCCATCGGCCCCGAGCGGTGCAAGACGAGCTACGCCTTCCGCAGCCTCCTCGACGCCGGGGCGCATGTCGCCTTCGGCAGCGATTGGCCCGTCGTCTCGCTCAACCCCTTTCTCGGCATCCACGCGGCCGTGACCGGCGAGTCGTTGGACGGCAAGGTCTTCGTCCCCGAGCAGAACATCACGGTCGAAGAGGCCCTGCAGTGCTACACGAGCGGCGCGGCCTACGCCGCCGGTGACGACGATCGGCTGGGCAGGATCAAGGAAGGCTATCTCGCCGATTTCGCCATCCTCGATCGGGACATCTTCGATGTGCCCGCCGGGGAGCTGAAGTCGATCGGCGTGAAGGCGACGTATGTGGGCGGCAGGGCCGTATGGACGGCGCCCTGAGCGGAATCTACGATGGCGCGAGCGAATCGAATCCCCTCTGGGTCAACCGCGCGTGTACCGACTCCGCATTGACGAACTGAAGTTCCCGCCCCCGCGGCGGCGCGTACTCTATTCCCGTTTCTGGCGCGAATGGTGCTTTCTCCGAGTACTTATTCTGCGATTCTACCTTCGGTTTGCCATTCTTTTCGGAGTCCTTGTCGCCGGGAGCTTTGCCTTCCAACGCCTCGAACCGGAAAAGAACCACACATTCTGGAAAGGCATGCACTGCGTCTGGTGCCTGATCTTCGGCCAGCCGCCCGAGGATTTTCCGGAGTCCGGCTATTTGCAGGCCCTTTTTTTCCTGGTCCCCGTGATCGGTCTGACCGTCATCATCGCGTGGATCGTGGACTTCGCCGTCATGATCGGCGACCGCAAACGATCGGAAAGGAGCTGGTGTGTCATGATGGCCACGTCTGTGACGGACCATATCGTGCTCGTGGGGCTCGGGAAACTGGGCTATCGGGTGTACCGCCTGCTGCATCGGATGGGTGAACCACTCGTGGTCATCGAGCGAAACGCGGGCAACCAGTTCCTGGATACCGTCCGGCGCGACGGCGTGCCGCTGCTCATCGGCGATGCCCGCCGCGAGGCGCTGTTGGGCGATGCGGGAATCATGAAGGCCCGCAGCCTGGTCCTCGCCGCGGACGACGATCTGGCGAACCTGGAAGTCGCCCTTGATGCACGAAAGCTGAATCCGGGGATCCGCGTCGTCATGCGGATGTTCGATCAGAATATGGCCGACAAGATCCGCGACGCGTTCAACATCCATATCGCGATGTCCCAATCGGCCCTCTCGGCCCCGGCCTTCGCGACCGCCGCGGCGCAGGGCATGATCGTCAACAGCTTTGTCGTGGGGAACGAGCTGGTCGTCGTGCAGCGCTGGCCGGTCGATGCCGATGGTCCGCTCAACGGCCGGACGGTCGGGGAGACAATGGAGCAACATCAGCTCGCGGTGATCGAGCACATCCCGCCGACCGGCGGGAGCCGCCTCTTCCCGCCACCCGGCACGCGCCTCTCGACGGGCGACGAGGTGCTCATTCAGGGAACCTACGAGGCCCTCATCGAACTCAAGAAAAAGGCGGCGAGTCGCTGAGCCCAAGTGAACAAAGCCGCATCGAACCGCGCGGGGAAACTCCACCCGTCAATTCCCCTGCAGTTGACAGTCCTTTGCGGGGCTCGCCGTCGAATCTACATCTTCTTGGCGGCGCCCGCGCGCTCGCCCGATTGCTTCCCTGCCGGCTCCTCACAGGTGCAACCGGTACCGTCGGCGCAGCCCTGGCAGCAATAGGTCTTGCCGTTCTTGGTCACGCCTCGGTCGTTCGGCCATGTGTCCTTGGTCATACCGCACGCGGGACAACTGGTCTGGTCCATGGGATTCTCCTTGAGTTGGTCGGGCCCATCGAATCACTTGCGACAGTTGCTTACGGAACCGCCGAGTGATCGACGCGATGGAATCCTATGCGCGCGAAAGGAACGGAAGATGAAAACCGGATGACGTGGAGTTTATCTCGGTGGCGCCGGCACCTCAGCCAGTGGATTTGGGGCGCGCTGCAATCGCCCCATTCCGCCTCCACATCTCCAGTCGCGCCCGATCCGTCGCCTTGCCTTGAGTCGAATCCCGGTACGCATGCTCGTCCCATGCCGCGATGTCTTTCAAGGGCGGCCACACTGCGTCCGTCGAATGCGGCGCAAACTCTCGTTCCGTCGTCGGGCGGACCTCACGATTGTATGGGCAGACCTCCTGACAGATGTCGCAGCCGAAGACCCAATCGCCCATCTTCTCCGCCAACTCCGGCACAATCTCGCTGCGATGCTCGATTGTCAGATACGAGATGCACCGCCGGGCATCCATGACGTATGCCTGCGGGAACGCCTGCGTGGGACAAGCCTCCAGGCAGCGCGTACACGAGCCGCAATGATCCGGCTCCGGCGCATCCGGCGCGAGCGGCAGATCGGTGATGATCACGCCGAGAAAGAAGTACGAACCGAGATCGGGGTGCAGCACCATCGTGTTCTTGCCGATCCAGCCGATCCCCGCCATTGCCGCCAGCTCGCGCTCGATGATCGCCGATGTATCGACGCAGACTTTGGCCTCGAATGGCTCAGGGAACTGTTCCCGCATCCGCGCGACCAGGGCGTCCAGTTTCTCCCGGACGACGACGTGATAGTCCTCGCCCCAGGCGTACATGGCGACCCGACCGCGTGGCGCGTCGTTGGGCTTGGGCGGGGCCCGCTGTGCATAATTTAGCGCGACGACGATCACGCTCCGCGCCGAGGGCAGCCAGGCGCGCACGTCCACGCGCGATTCGACGTGCCGCTGCAGATAGCCCATCGTCCCGGCGTATCCCTTTGCCAGCCATTCGCGGACGAAGTTCGCCCGCGGAATCTCGCTCGCCGGCGCGATCCCGCACCGGCCGAAGCCGATTTGGGCCGCCGCCCGCTTGATCCAATTGCTACGTTCAGCGTCGGTCATGGTCGTCGAGCATGCCCCTCACAAAAGCGTAGCGACGCCGTCCGTGTTTTGACAGCCCCGCTATCCACGACTAGACTTCCTTTTCTTACCCCGTGAACCCGCAACAGGAAAACGCCATGCTCTTCAACTACGACTGGTGGTTCGGCGCGGACTACGCCCGCCGGACCCAGGAAGCCAAGCGCCGCTGCGCCGTCAACCACTTCGCGCGCCTGGAGCCGTCCCGCCCCGCGAGCGAAGAGGTCCTCGCCGAATTCATGGGGCAGCTCGAAGCCCGCACGATCGTCTACCTCCGCGACGGATTTTCCTACGAAATGAAGGAACCCATCGACCTGAAGACGACCGCCTCGCTCACCTTTGAATGCACCCCCGCCGACGACACCTACAAGGTCGGCGCCTTTGTCATCACTATCCCCTTCGAAGAGATCGTTCGCATCGAGGTCTTTGCCTTCCATCCCCAGGAAAAGCCCGAAGAGATGGCCGCCATCAAGGGCTTCGCCAGCGCCCAGGCCGCCACGATCCCCGCCAAGCGGCTGGAGGAGCGGCCCCTCCGCCGCGACGCCGTTGAGGAAGTCCCTTAGCGCCGCTTAAATATTCCGCCGGGGTGCTACAATTCTTTGTGAGGCGGCCTGCAAATTATGGCGTGAGACGCCCCTTGGCCCCCCGTTTAACTGGCGGGATTGACAGTCGTGACGCAACGTAAGAGTCACCCGTTTTGCCCGATCAGCCCCGACCGGCGTGGATCGCAAGCGGACAGCGCCGAATGCAGGGCCGACCGCCTCATCCGGTCAGAAACCCAGAACCTAGTTTTTGGTGGAGCAGAGCCATGAAACAGTTTAGGTATCTCCTCATTCTCAGCCTCGCGTTCAGTCCCTTAGCGGCCGAGCCGGCCGCGGCGGGCGAGGACGATGTCGTCGCGGTCTTCGAGATCAAGGGCGACGTTCCCGAGGCCCCGGACTCCAGCGGCCTGGGCGAACTCTTCGGCGAGCAAGCCCCCACCACCATGTTCGACTTGCTCGAAAAGCTCCGCGCGGCGCGGACCGATGAGAACGTGCAGGCCGTCGTCTTCGAGATTGAGAATGCCGCGTTGGGCTTTGCGCAGATTCAGGAACTGCGGGCGCAGTTTGAGGCGCTGAAGGCCGCGGAGAAGGACGTCTGGGTCTTCGCCGAGACGCTCCACAGCGGTTCGCTGGCCCTCGGCTCCGCCGCCAGCCACCTCGTCCTGCTGCCGACGGGCGAGGTCGATTTCCGGGGCCTCTACGGCGAGGCTTCGTACTTCAAGAACATGCTCGACAAGATCGGCGTCGAGGCCGATATCCTCCACTGCGGCGATTACAAATCCGCCGGAGAGCCCTTCTATCGCACCGGCCCGAGCAAGGAGGCCGATGAGCAGACCAATCGCCTGCTGGACGGGATTTTCGAGGAACTCATCGCTTCGGTGGCCAAGAGCCGCCGGCTGGACCCGAAGCGCGTCCGCGAGTTGATCGACATCGGCGCGTTCAGCGCGAAGGAGGCCCTCGAAGCCAAGCTGGTGGACAAGCTGGCCTATCGCGAGGAATTTGTTAAGACCATCAAGAAGCGGTACGGGGCCGACGTCAAGATCACCCACAAGTACGGCAAGAAAAAGGGGCCCGAGGTCGACTTTGAAAACCCCTTCGCCTTCTTCAAGCTCTTTTCCGACTTGATGAAGGGGCCGGAGGAGTCCGACAAGCCCGCCATCGCCGTCGTTTATGTTGAAGGGCCGATCACCACGGGCAAGACCGAGTCCGGGTTGTTCGGCGGCTCCTCCAACGCCGGTTCAACGACCGTGCGCAAGGCCATCGCCAAGGCCGCCGCCGATGACAACGTGAAGGCCCTGATCCTCCGCGTCGATTCCCCCGGCGGATCGGCCATCGCCAGCGACATCATCTGTGAGGCCACCAAGCGCTTTAAGAAGAGCGGCCGGCCGTTCGTCGTCTCCATGGGCAATGTCGCGGGCAGCGGCGGCTATTACGTCGCCACGCTCGGCGACACGATCTTCGCCGAGCCCTCGACCATTACCGGGTCAATTGGCGTCGTCGGCGGGAAGCTCGTGACCAAGGGGCTCTGGGACTGGGTCGGCATCACTGGTCATGAATACAAGCGCGGCAAGCACGCCGACATTATGAATACGAATCGCAAGTTTTCCGAAGAAGAGCGTGCGAAGATCAGCGAGATGATGAACCGCGTTTATGAGGAATTCAAAGGGCGCGTCGTGGAGGGCCGTTCGGACCACATCAAGGGCGAACTGGAGTCGCTCGCGGGGGGCCGCGTTTATACCGGCAAGCAGGCCCTGGAGATCGGTTTGGTCGATCGGCTCGGCGGCTTCGCCGACGCGATCAAGTACACCGCCAATGAGGCGGAACTCGGCAACGACTACGAACTCAAGGTCTTCCCCAAGCCCAAGAACATCATGGACATCTTCGCCGAGGCCTTTGGCGGCAAGGAAGATAAGGAAGACTTCGTCAGCCTGAGGACGGCCGGAATGCAGATCGGCGCGAAGTTCGCCGGCCTGCCCGGCATCGCCGCGGGTGTCGAAGCGCTCAACAAGCTCGACCCGCAAAAGGCGCGGGCCATGAAAAACTTTTTGATTCAGATGGAACTTTTGTCCAACGAAGGGGTATTACTAGTAGGCCCTCCGTGCATGGAGATGATGCCTTAGCAATATATAGCGGCCGGCCCCTCTGCCGGCCGTAGAAGCAGAACAACGCACCGACCGGAGCCGGTGCGATTCAGACTCCCACTCCACCCTTGGCCCGGTCGCTGGGACCACATCCCCGCGGCCGGGCCAGATTCGTTTTACCTTATAATGTCTGCATGTCGTTCGATCCCTACGCGCTGCCGATTCCCGATCTCGGCCTGTTGTGCCGCCAATGCCGCTATCCGCTGGCGAGCCTGACCGCGCATCGCTGCCCGGAGTGCGGTCGGCCTTTTGACATCGACGAACATATCCCCAAGGGCGATTTCCCGACGGTCATCTTCAACGGCAAGGAAGTACCGCTGACCGTGGAGATGATGGATCTGATGCAGACCTATCGCATTCCGTTCATGGATGCCCTGCGTCACGTGGACACCGGCTTTGGCTACGACCGGTCGGTGACCACCCGCAGCCGCCTGGCAGTGCCGCGGGCAAGCTATTTCGAGGTGATCGACCTGCTCCGCCGCCGCGCCGCCGGCGAACCCCTGCCCGAGCCTCCGCCAGTGATTGACGGGCCCGAATGGCCCTGCGCCGCATGTGGCGAAATGAACCCCGGCAATTTCGAGGAGTGTTGGAACTGCGGAGCGGGAACCGTAACTCCCGCCCCGCGCTGAATCTGGAGGGAGAGACGATGGTCACACATATGACGGCGTTGTTGTTGATGACCCTGTTGCCATTCGACGATTCTACGCAGGCCGCAAGTGCCGAGGGAGCGCCGCTCGACAAGACCCTCGCCGAGGTGTCGTACCTCGGTGAGGATTTAGACGACGCGATCAGCGATTGGGCTGAGCAAGCCGGCGTGAATGTAGTGCCGGACTGGCCTGCCTTGGAGGCGCTGGGCATCTTCAGCGACACGCGTATCGACCTGTCGCTGAAAAATGTCTCGGCGGCGACCGCGCTGCACGCGATTCTCAATGTCGCCGACCAGCGTCACCTCGGCGCGTCCTATGAGTTGCAGGAAGGCATCGTGACGGTTACCAGCGCGGCCGTACTTGACCGTCGGATGGAAGTTCGCACCTACGATTGCGCCGCCCTTCTCCAATCCATCGACGCCGAACGGCCGCGTTACCGCTCCCGGCATCATTACTGTCTGTTCGACCCGACGTGGCGGGCTCGTCACATTTCCAGCGAAGACGGCCCTCAATCAATCCTATTGGACGCAATCGAATCGACCATCGCTCCCGAAAGCTGGGACCACCACGGCGGCCCGGCCAGCTCGCGAATCGTCGCGGGAAAGCTCGTGGTTCGGCAGACCCGCGATAATCACTATCAGATCGCCCGCCTGCTGCACTCACTCAGTGCGTCCGATGTAGTTTCACACGTAACCCTATCTGCTCCATAATCTTAAGACTCGCGTTACGCCGATTAGGTTGCGCCGACTATAGGGGATGAAAGGAGATCGTTTATGTATCTCGCCCAAGTTCTGTTGTTGGCTTGTCTCTCGTTCGTCGCGGCGCAGCATCCTGCCCTCAAACCGGCCTCACAGCCCGCGGAGAAACAGCGAAACGAGTTGCGCTTCACCCCTTGGCGAACAAGTATCAATGTGGCGGTCTACCAGACGACTCTCGCCGCCGATCGGGTAGACGAACTGGACCCGGATACCCTCCGAAAATCCGCGGTTACCATGAAGGACCTGAAACTTGCGCTGCAAAAGTTCGGCGAAACCAAGCTGATCAATCTAACCGATCAGTACGTCAGCGCAGATTCGGAACAAACGATGCAGATTGGGGTGTCCCGCCCCGTGCCGTCGGGGAGCCAGACGTTTAAGGGGCAGACTTCTACACAGGTCGAATACCAAGACACGGGCCTATTGCTAGAGCTCAAGAGCAGATGGAGTGACGACAACCCGACTCAAGGAATGATCGACTTGGGAATCGAGATTTCATGCCTGGGAGCTTCACAAATCCAATTATCGCCCGGCAGCATGGCCCCGATCATGTATCAGATGCGAGAGAGGCTCTCCGGACCTGTACGCTCAGGCGAACCCATGCTTCTCCTCAACATCGAAGGCGGCAATCAAGGCACGAATCTCCATGCGTACGTGACACGCGTCGTTTTTCATCGGACGCAAGTCACTCAGTAAATGGCGCCCTCGACCCCTGATTGAATCCGCCCACTTAAGAAACACCGGTCGCGGGTAGCACCGCAATAAGGGTGCTCCTATACTGCCCCGACAAACTAGCGGGTACGACAACTAGTGCGCATTGGGATAATGCTTACGGTCTACTTCACGCTTGGAACCGCGGTCATATTAACGTTTGGGCGCGCTTTGAATGCGGGCAGTGAGCCGCTTGAAGAGCCAAAAGGCAAGGCCGAGATGAACACAACAACAGCCGCATCGCGCCACACCAACCGCCTCATCCACGCGACCAGCCCCTACCTCCTCCAGCACGCCCACAATCCCGTCGACTGGAATGAATGGGGGTCCGAGGCGCTGGAGCGGGCGAAGAAAGAAGACAAGCCGATCTTCCTGTCCATCGGCTACTCCGCCTGCCACTGGTGCCATGTCATGGAGCGCGAGAGCTTCGAGAACGAGGACATTGCGCGGGTCATGAACGAGCACTTCGTCTGCATCAAGGTCGATCGCGAAGAGCGGCCCGACCTCGACGACATTTACATGATGGCCACGCAGGTCTTCACCCAATCCGGCGGATGGCCGATGTCGGTCTGGCTCACGCCGGATCAGCGGCCGTTCTTCGCCGGAACCTACTTTCCGCCCGACAGCCGCTACGGCCGGCCGGGCTTCAAGGACGTGCTGAAATTCCTCGCCACAGCGTGGAAGGAGAAGCGCGACGACGTGACCAAGCAGGCCGATGGCCTAACCAACGCCGTGCGGCAACTCACGACCGTCGAGCCGGGCACCAACATCGTGCCGTTCGAGGTCCTCGCCCGGACGGCCGGTCAACTCGCTAAGGCGTTCGACCCCGTCAAGGGCGGGATGAGCGGCGGCGGCACCATCAAATTCCCGCCGTCGATGGCGATGGACCTGATGCTGCGCGTTCACCACCACGCCCAATCCGATCCGAAGGCGGCGGAGACCGCCGGCAAGCAGCTACTGGGCCTCGTCGAATTGACGCTCGACAAGATGGCCTACGGCGGGATCTACGACCAGCTCGGCGGCGGAATCGCGCGTTACTCGACCGACGTGGACTGGCTTGTGCCGCATTTTGAGAAAATGCTCTACGACCAGGCGCTCGTCTCGGACATCTATCTCAAGGCGTATCAAATGACGAAGAAGCCGCTCTACGCCCGGATCGCCCGCGAGATCTTCGATTACGTCATCGCCGATCTGCAAAGCCCGGAGGGCGGCTACTACTCGACGCGCGACGCCGACAGCGAGGGCGTCGAAGGAAAGTTCTATGTTTGGACGCGGCAGGAAGTCGAGCAGCTACTCGGTCCGGACGCCGCCGTCTTTTGCGATTACTACGACGTGACCAAGGACGGCAACTGGGAGCACCACAACATCCTCAACGTGCAGCGGCCCGCCGAGACTGTCGCCAAGCTGCACAAGATATCCGTCGACGAACTTGAACAACGGCTTGCCTCCTCACGGATGAAGCTGTTCGACGCCCGTGAAAAACGTGTCAAGCCGCATCGCGATGACAAAATCCTCGCCGGTTGGAACGGTCTCATGATCGCCAGCATGTCCAAAGGTCATCGCATTTTGGGCGACACTCGATACCGCGACTCGGCGGCGCGGGCCGCGGATTTCGTCCTCACCAAAATGACCCGCGACGGCCGTCTCCAAAGAACCTACCGCCAGGGCAAGACCCACACGCTCGCCTATCTCGATGATCACGCGTTCATGATTGAAGCGCTGCTGAATCTGTATGAAACAACCTTCGACCTCAAGTGGCTGAACCAGGCCGTCGCGCTCAATGAACGGGTTATGAAGCACTTCCGCGATCCCGCCGGAGGGTTCTTCTTTACGGCCGACGACGCGGAGACCGTTCTCGTGCGGGCGAAGGATGCCAGCGACAGTGCCATCCCCTCCGGCAATTCAGTCCAGCTCATGAACCTCCTCCGACTCTCGGTCCTGCTCGATCGCAAGGACCTTGCCCAGGAGGCCGAGAAAATGATGACCGTCTTCGGACGACAGCTTGCCGAATCGCCGTTCCGCTCCGAGCGAATGCTTTCCGCAGTGGACTTTTATTATCGCCGCCCGCGCGAGGTCGCCTTTGTCGCCAGGTCCGCCGACACCGCTGTTCTCGACCAAATGATTGACGCGGCCTGGCGAACGTACGCGTCCAGTACCGTGTTCGCCCGGCTTCTGGAGGATGCCCCCGACGCTACTCAAACAGCGAAGTTGATTCCGTTACTCGAAGGTAAGAAGACCCTCGGCGGAAAGCCGGCCGCATACGTCTGCAAGAATTACGCCTGCCAGGCGCCGACAAGCGACGTTGGAAAGCTCTGCCAGCAAATCGGCCGATAGGCTACCATCCCGATCGAAGGCCGCGAAAGGCGAATTTGGAGTACAAAGACCATGAATAATAGCCATCAAACCCGATTGACCGCTCTCCTCTTTGTCGCCTTTATGGCCGTCGCAACCGTGGCCATGGTCTCGGCCCAGGATCGATCGGACTCGTCC
Above is a window of Phycisphaerae bacterium DNA encoding:
- a CDS encoding ABC transporter ATP-binding protein; its protein translation is MFAIETVGLTKHYGDVQALAGVDLRVPAGSIFGFLGPNGAGKTTAMRILVGLLRASGGQATVLGRDVWRESTAIRRDVGYLPGDVRLYEWMTGRRFAAWCDAMRGDGGWGEIDRLARRLDLNLDRRIRNYSRGMKQKLGLIASLAHRPKLLILDEPTTALDPLVQQTLYDELRSAASKGRTVLFSSHTLSEVELLCDRVAIIRAGRIIADSSIADLRARAVRRVELRMTDDELRKAVFPKDWIDGSSRDGAVLGSWRGPVDGLLAWLGSLKLQDVAIGAPDLEDLFAAYYREDTPAPGKEARS
- a CDS encoding amidohydrolase, whose amino-acid sequence is MVVTNARIWTGDPKLPEANSLVVHEGRFVFVGDDARPESWRRRGFNTEVIDAKGARLIPGLIDAHLHLVSGGLQLSRLNLRDVPDRAAFIGAVAERVKKTPKGEWILGGRWSTESWPDPAQPTKEWIDAVTPDHPVLLSRMDGHGALANSVALKIAGIDRNGPSDPPGGQIERDPATGESTGILKDAAIDLVEKHIPPPTVRESRHALIAAMKEAHRHGITSVHTMSEWRELAPIEQYRNFDMLTLRVRFYVSEHDWPAYLDRVKAHKGDDMLRVCGFKEYADGSLGSRTAYMADPYSDNPPDKKDWRGLPRPFIHSTNRSKTDPNRKSELHRLCQNVPPLSIAVHCIGDEANSIVLAIYARVFGNHFGPPEKRTPWIDEMGQVGVTGDGSPPSKSMRLRIEHVQHLLPSDIPRFAQFGVVASMQPLHKADDARYAEKAIGPERCKTSYAFRSLLDAGAHVAFGSDWPVVSLNPFLGIHAAVTGESLDGKVFVPEQNITVEEALQCYTSGAAYAAGDDDRLGRIKEGYLADFAILDRDIFDVPAGELKSIGVKATYVGGRAVWTAP
- a CDS encoding NAD-binding protein, with amino-acid sequence MYRLRIDELKFPPPRRRVLYSRFWREWCFLRVLILRFYLRFAILFGVLVAGSFAFQRLEPEKNHTFWKGMHCVWCLIFGQPPEDFPESGYLQALFFLVPVIGLTVIIAWIVDFAVMIGDRKRSERSWCVMMATSVTDHIVLVGLGKLGYRVYRLLHRMGEPLVVIERNAGNQFLDTVRRDGVPLLIGDARREALLGDAGIMKARSLVLAADDDLANLEVALDARKLNPGIRVVMRMFDQNMADKIRDAFNIHIAMSQSALSAPAFATAAAQGMIVNSFVVGNELVVVQRWPVDADGPLNGRTVGETMEQHQLAVIEHIPPTGGSRLFPPPGTRLSTGDEVLIQGTYEALIELKKKAASR
- the queG gene encoding tRNA epoxyqueuosine(34) reductase QueG, giving the protein MTDAERSNWIKRAAAQIGFGRCGIAPASEIPRANFVREWLAKGYAGTMGYLQRHVESRVDVRAWLPSARSVIVVALNYAQRAPPKPNDAPRGRVAMYAWGEDYHVVVREKLDALVARMREQFPEPFEAKVCVDTSAIIERELAAMAGIGWIGKNTMVLHPDLGSYFFLGVIITDLPLAPDAPEPDHCGSCTRCLEACPTQAFPQAYVMDARRCISYLTIEHRSEIVPELAEKMGDWVFGCDICQEVCPYNREVRPTTEREFAPHSTDAVWPPLKDIAAWDEHAYRDSTQGKATDRARLEMWRRNGAIAARPKSTG
- the sppA gene encoding signal peptide peptidase SppA; translation: MKQFRYLLILSLAFSPLAAEPAAAGEDDVVAVFEIKGDVPEAPDSSGLGELFGEQAPTTMFDLLEKLRAARTDENVQAVVFEIENAALGFAQIQELRAQFEALKAAEKDVWVFAETLHSGSLALGSAASHLVLLPTGEVDFRGLYGEASYFKNMLDKIGVEADILHCGDYKSAGEPFYRTGPSKEADEQTNRLLDGIFEELIASVAKSRRLDPKRVRELIDIGAFSAKEALEAKLVDKLAYREEFVKTIKKRYGADVKITHKYGKKKGPEVDFENPFAFFKLFSDLMKGPEESDKPAIAVVYVEGPITTGKTESGLFGGSSNAGSTTVRKAIAKAAADDNVKALILRVDSPGGSAIASDIICEATKRFKKSGRPFVVSMGNVAGSGGYYVATLGDTIFAEPSTITGSIGVVGGKLVTKGLWDWVGITGHEYKRGKHADIMNTNRKFSEEERAKISEMMNRVYEEFKGRVVEGRSDHIKGELESLAGGRVYTGKQALEIGLVDRLGGFADAIKYTANEAELGNDYELKVFPKPKNIMDIFAEAFGGKEDKEDFVSLRTAGMQIGAKFAGLPGIAAGVEALNKLDPQKARAMKNFLIQMELLSNEGVLLVGPPCMEMMP
- a CDS encoding thioredoxin domain-containing protein; the protein is MNTTTAASRHTNRLIHATSPYLLQHAHNPVDWNEWGSEALERAKKEDKPIFLSIGYSACHWCHVMERESFENEDIARVMNEHFVCIKVDREERPDLDDIYMMATQVFTQSGGWPMSVWLTPDQRPFFAGTYFPPDSRYGRPGFKDVLKFLATAWKEKRDDVTKQADGLTNAVRQLTTVEPGTNIVPFEVLARTAGQLAKAFDPVKGGMSGGGTIKFPPSMAMDLMLRVHHHAQSDPKAAETAGKQLLGLVELTLDKMAYGGIYDQLGGGIARYSTDVDWLVPHFEKMLYDQALVSDIYLKAYQMTKKPLYARIAREIFDYVIADLQSPEGGYYSTRDADSEGVEGKFYVWTRQEVEQLLGPDAAVFCDYYDVTKDGNWEHHNILNVQRPAETVAKLHKISVDELEQRLASSRMKLFDAREKRVKPHRDDKILAGWNGLMIASMSKGHRILGDTRYRDSAARAADFVLTKMTRDGRLQRTYRQGKTHTLAYLDDHAFMIEALLNLYETTFDLKWLNQAVALNERVMKHFRDPAGGFFFTADDAETVLVRAKDASDSAIPSGNSVQLMNLLRLSVLLDRKDLAQEAEKMMTVFGRQLAESPFRSERMLSAVDFYYRRPREVAFVARSADTAVLDQMIDAAWRTYASSTVFARLLEDAPDATQTAKLIPLLEGKKTLGGKPAAYVCKNYACQAPTSDVGKLCQQIGR